The Brevundimonas vesicularis genome includes the window CAAGGCCTTTCCCGCCGCCTTCAAGGTCATCGCCGTCCTGGGCGCGCTCTATGTGGCCTGGCTGGGGATCAAGGCGCTGCGCGGCGCCTTCGCCACCGCCGCCGATCCCGACAAGGTCGTCGTCAAGAAGGGCCGCAGCGCCCTGATCGACGGGTTCGCCGTCCAGATCGCAAACCCCAAGGCTATCCTGTTCTTCACCGCCGTCCTGCCGCCCTTCATCGACGTGAACCGCCCGGTCGCGCCGCAGATGGCGATGTTCGCCATGGCGGCCATCGGCATGGATATGGTGTCGATGAGCACCTATGCCCTGTCCGGCGCCGCCTTGTCGCGACGCATGCAGCAACCGCGCTTTCGAAAGGGCTTCGGCGTCTTCGTCGGCCTGCTGCTGATGGTCGCCGCCGTGCTGATCGTAATGAGGCTCTAGACGCCGCGACGCTTCGTCATACAGTGGTCGGGAACGCCTTCGTTCATGCTCCGTTCAGCCGTCAGAGCGCCCGAATGGGCGATCAAGGAGTTTGATGTCATGAAAACCCTCCCCCTGAAGACCCTGGCGGTGACCGTCGCCGCCGGTCTGGCTCTGGCGGCCTGCGCCACCGCCACCCCTTATCAACCCGCAGGCTTCAACGGCCAGCGTGGCGGCTATGCCGAGCAGCGCCTGGAGAACAATCGTTTCCGGGTCAGCTTCTCG containing:
- a CDS encoding LysE family translocator yields the protein MPALPVDPHLYSTFLGVMAVMAITPGPANLFAVATGVEKGRASALIGVLGMNAATLVWFGAAALGLGALVKAFPAAFKVIAVLGALYVAWLGIKALRGAFATAADPDKVVVKKGRSALIDGFAVQIANPKAILFFTAVLPPFIDVNRPVAPQMAMFAMAAIGMDMVSMSTYALSGAALSRRMQQPRFRKGFGVFVGLLLMVAAVLIVMRL